A section of the Triticum dicoccoides isolate Atlit2015 ecotype Zavitan chromosome 7A, WEW_v2.0, whole genome shotgun sequence genome encodes:
- the LOC119332602 gene encoding uncharacterized protein LOC119332602, with protein MGCLRRRPEPAAIDITWVSCRGVRSSLPFHTPCLYASVCLTPSSARKNVRRRRVKTPTDRAGGENPEWDERLRLPLPDDASEDEAAGKKKDGHVDNHDGVLLVRFELKAEVAVLGDVLAASAVVPLSDLVADGRTRRVSYQLASSEDRRQPNGVISFSYAFHHGSTVDDDQEDRSSDGEPVSPASPAPPPPLPQSTASSSGMYPVIDWGPLEHLAVYPPVNNDTVTSSSSSEPIAVYPPLQETSSRGIYPTVGEPDSSLYPTVDFAPVSCYPPMTAPYYYGGGFGCPAAPAWDGRCLYG; from the coding sequence ATGGGTTGCCTGCGGCGCCGGCCGGAGCCGGCGGCCATCGACATCACCTGGGTGTCCTGCCGGGGCGTCAGGTCGTCGCTCCCGTTCCACACGCCGTGCCTCTACGCCTCCGTCTGTCTGACGCCGTCGTCCGCCCGCAagaacgtccgccgccgccgcgtcaAGACCCCCACCGACCGcgccggcggcgagaaccccgaGTGGGACGAGCgcctgcgcctcccccttcccgaCGACGCCTCAGAGGACGAAGCCGCGGGGAAAAAGAAGGACGGGCACGTTGACAACCACGACGGCGTCCTTCTCGTGCGGTTCGAGCTCAAGGCCGAGGTGGCCGTCCTCGGGGACGTGCTCGCCGCGTCGGCCGTCGTGCCGCTctccgacctcgtcgccgacggcaGGACGCGCCGCGTCTCCTACCAGCTGGCCTCGTCCGAGGACCGCAGGCAGCCCAACGGCGTCATCTCCTTCTCCTACGCCTTCCACCACGGaagcaccgtcgacgacgaccaggAGGACCGCAGCAGCGACGGTGAGCCCGTATCGCCCGCTAGCCCGGCCCCTCCCCCGCCGCTGCCTCAGTCGACGGCGTCGTCCTCCGGGATGTACCCGGTGATAGACTGGGGGCCACTGGAGCACCTCGCGGTTTACCCGCCGGTGAACAACGACACGGTCACGTCCTCAAGCTCGTCGGAGCCGATTGCGGTCTACCCGCCGTTGCAGGAGACATCGAGCCGTGGAATTTACCCGACGGTGGGCGAGCCGGATAGCAGTTTGTACCCCACAGTAGACTTTGCTCCGGTGAGCTGTTACCCGCCGATGACGGCGCCGTACTACTACGGTGGTGGTTTCGGGTGTCCGGCAGCTCCTGCATGGGACGGGCGGTGTTTGTACGGTTGA